The Branchiostoma lanceolatum isolate klBraLanc5 chromosome 12, klBraLanc5.hap2, whole genome shotgun sequence DNA segment GGAGGACCGAACTGACGCAACGGAGGGAACAGGTAGGAATTCGGTCACGTTTTGGTAGTCGTACGATAGGCATACGACCGTGAGGGTATTCTTGGGGCAGTCGTAGATTTGTCGTGAATTGTCGTATAAAATTCAGCTGCGTTTTTGAGACGGAGAGGTTTTTGCTATCCTTGTCGACACTATCTTCTGTCAAAGCCATACTAAAAGTCCtaagagagaaaagaaaaatagaatTGATAGTTTGATAGCGTAGTCTTTTCTTATCATATATTACAAACATTAACACGAATACCACTTTGTAAAAAGTCCGTGACGTTGTATCAGCCTTCGAAAATTATACAGTTGCCGTATGTTTTCATGTTCCTTTGATCTATCTCTTCATCCATGGTTTGATATCTTCATGTTCTTCTCAGGTCCAAAAGACGATGTCAGACCTTATAGTGGCGTGTCGTCGGGCGGAGGAAGACTTGCGCACTGCCGACCTCCAGGCGATGTCAACCCGACAGCGCGACCTCACTGAGATCGTCACAAGTCATGGTGCGACCGATCTCAACATCACGGGAGAGGAAGTAGAATTCAAACCTTGCCTAGACAGCATTTCTATTGGTCAATTTGGCGTTAAAGACGCTGGGGGGACGTTAGAATTACCACAGTCTCAGCAGACTACCATCCAGGCTAATATAACCGTTGGAGGTTTGAAGGGAAGGGGGGCCGCTCAGTTTGACTTCCCAACAGACGTTGCTGTGACGAACTTTCACATTTTTGTCCTCGACAAGGGGAACAATAGAGTGCAGGTGTTGGACAAGAGGGGAAGTTTTGTCCGCGCCTTCTACACTGGAAACGAACGATCCAAACCGCAAGGCGTCGCTGTGAATCCGAGCGGGCAGGTGGTCGTCACGGATTTGGGCGACGGCACGGTTAAAATCTTCTCCCAAGAAGGCCAACTGTTAGAATATTTCGGAGAAGGTTTTGCCAAGCCTTGCGGTATCAGTATACACCCATGGTCCGGAGTGGTCGCTATTTCGGACATCCAGAAAGAGagggtaacgttacatcggccAGATGGAAGCTTGCTACTAACGTTACACTCTAAAGGAGAGGGACTACAGTCGTTTAGAAAGCCTGCGTATGTTGGGACTCTTAATTCCGGCGGAGTACTTATATCCGACAACGCCACCCAGTCCCTAAAGTTGTTCAGCAAGGAAGGAAACTTCGTCAGGGCGATCGGGAAGACAGCCGAGAGAGTGGACGGGAGCGGACAGCTTCGGTACCCGAGGGGTATCATCGTCGACAACGCTGACAACATCATCGTGGCGGACGCTGATAACGGTACCGTAGATGTGTTCGATTCTAGCGGTAAGTTCCTCCTTCACACGGCGAACAAAGCGGACGGGTTGAAGAGACCGACCGGTCTAGCTCTGCTCGGAGACAAGAGACTTGTAGTGACAGACACTGCGACTCACAGCGTTCTCATCTTAAACATGGCCGATAAGGACATCTTGCCGCGAGACGCCGGTAGAACGCTGCCGGACTCACCCAGCAAAGTGTGTAGTGTGATGTGATGGCGTTTCGTCTCAATGTGTCACTTGACGACTCGTTTGAAAGAAACGCAATGTTGACAGGAATTCAATGTCAAACAGTTTTCGTGTAACTTTGTAATCAGCGTCACTAGTACTGTGACAATCATTGAAGAGAAAGTATTTTTCATCCTAAATGAAACATTTGTCATTTCCACCGGTCAGTTATCAAAACTTTCATAGTATATTCAGAGGTTGTTGTGTATACAGGTTCATAGGTTTCTTAGTGTATATATGTGAGTTCTGTCACCCTTGCACTGTGCGTGATGAGAAAATGTCTCGATGGCGTTTTCATCTGtcactgccccccaccccaccttGTATGATACactcactgaataaaaataaacaaaaacggCGTCGCGTAGAGGTTTCAATCTTTAATACATCTTATTCTTGATATATCACTGGAGAAGAAATAACGTCTTCGTTCCACCCTTAAACTTTCCACAATTTACATCCAAGTCAAATACTTGGTTAAATTCATGATCTACCCTGTTCACTGTGATATGATTCATTTCATATCCATGGACTAAAGGAAAAGCTGATGTTCACATAATATCTTATTTTCATAAATTGACAAACATATAACTGTATAAAGTTTAAACGGAATATTTTCACTACGAAATTCCAGAATCATACAAAGTTGTGATTTTTCTACAAAAGACTATACAAATTATAAATCATGGACCTTCTTTTTTCAGAACCACGTCgagtgatttttaaaaaattccacttttcttttaaatttaacTATTAGTGCCCCATATACAATTCTGTCGTCGGCTATATAACGTATAATCTGCCCAAGACGTAAAAATGGTACATTGTGATAAAGAGCATGAGAATTGAACGTCGACTACTTTACGTTTTAAGTACTCCTCATTAAAATTAATCCAccgggtaacataaatccgccactttgaaatacagtgggtttgaaagatctctagtgcagcacccccggATATGCACACTAACGGGCGGAGGCCTAAGTCCGACACATGTTCTACGTGTATGCGCATGCCTTGTGTCCTTATGTATTTCACTGTCTACCCATCAAACCTAAGCTTTGATCTCATGGCAGCCGTAAAACTGTGATTTTAGCTGCATGGACGTGGATTCTATATAATTATAGCTATTCGCGCTGCAGTTTGGGAGCACACGAAAGTTACAGCACATATTTGACTCGCGTTCTGGTGGAACGTTCCAGCAGAAAAGGGTCTCCTAAGTCCGATATAAAAACCTTCAAGTCATTTCTGGATATGTAAGAGTATtttatgcacacaaaaataagacagaaaaTTCACAATATTGTTTCTCTGTCgcaaacatgtcccatttttttCATGGCGCGACCTGCTTCAGCGTGGCGAGTTCAAAATCAGAAATGAACTTCAAACACATGTTCCACATCACCTGCACGGCTTATAAAACGGTCTCTTTTTCTCCATGGTTCTGCTCAACAAAACTACAGCTTCTTTTATCCTCCCTGTCAACCAGCACGCACTTACACCTTGATgtcaacacaacaacatttcaccATGACTTCACAGTTGAAAGACCGTGAAACGTCCCGGATGACCTTTGTACCATGTGCGACACCGCATGCAAACTCCCGAAATGCGCGGTGAACGTCCTTTGTTGTTCCATTGCAAGGCCAGGCATGTGCATTTTGAGCAGATTTTAAGGAAGACGCGTCCACTGTTGGCAGAAAaacagtcatgtttttttttcacagtgaaatTCCCCACATCCTCAACTATCATACCATGACAATAGCGTAAGTTGCTATCTTCACGGACGCACCAACAACCGCTGCAGCCAGGGGTGTGATTTAGGGGTGACTATCATAGGCAGTGGAGATGTCGGTTGCATGAATAAAATGATAGCATATTTCTTTAGTTGAGATTGTAAAATCTCTACTTGTACATCAGTTACTAAGAAACGTTATTCATTTGGTAGTATGCCTCGTTACGATCGTGCATATCGGCACAATTGGTATCGTCTCCGAGGCTTagacttttacattttcataaaagGTATTCCAGATATAGGGTAATTACTTAGTTGATATCGGttcaaatgtatatttcataccgtgaataatcattatcataaataGTTGTGAAaggatgaaagagaaaaatggcaagtaaatgaataaatgaaggtaaataataaaaacaaaatacccAGTAATGGTATAGTCCGGCTACTTTTCCCGCCACGCTCACCTCGCAAAGATCGTGACAGAAATTTCACCTACATTGCGACACATGCACACGACGCACGACTTCTGCTATAAACAGAGCGTCTGATACGATGGTAAGTATATTTTCTGCTCACTttagaaaaagatagaaatacGAATGACCTTCTTGTGCTACTTCtagataaaaaaaagttgcctacGTCTTTTCGACTGTGCCATCACTCTAAGAATTAGCTAACCTTTAAACGTTACATATATGTCCTAACAAGGTCATGTACTTGGTATTGTCACTCAAAAGCTATTAATTTGGTTTACAGAATCTCACGTTGGCGACGTTTCATTACACGGCCAGTGCCGCTAAGGTGATGGAATGTGAAGACCCCCCCgcaatgaaattcaaaatgtaccATCGTCCAGGGGCGCCCTTTGCTGGCATCATGGCGTACGCCATTATGGACGACACATGGGTCGAGGTGGGCTGGGTGcccgagaagaagaaggaggaggtgtTGAAGATGTGTGGCGGGAGGCCTGAGCGGCTGATCGTGACCCTGAAGGAGGCCTACGTGAAGCGCGGCTATTCCGTCATTAAAGTAGAGGCCGTTTTGGCAGAGGACTAGTTTACTCAATTAATCGCGTTTAcctaaaataaaaaatttaaCCAATTTTGTTATCTGACAAGTCGATTGTGgttgtcatgtttttatattgtagCTAACATTTTGGCGTGACgatacaacaaaaaacaacccaTACATGGGCGTCAAATTAACCCATGTTAACAAAATAATAGCTATGGCTTAACAGACATTTGGaatgatcaaacgtaatttacggatataataatataatataatgatgGATACACTCGCCCGTCAAGAAGAGGGGGCGTTGTGGCTTTTTACGTGAAAAACTCTGTAACAGCAAAACCATTACAGGACATGATAGTTCCCGAGGAGCTAGAGTGTTTATGGGTATCCATCTGACTAATATATCAGCTAATATCAATGCTTACTTGGCAACTAGGAATGAACTTGGTtgggaaacactgtcagacagaagacaccttcatagattatgtttgttctataaaattgtaaatggtCAAACCCGAAACTACCTGTCTCAACTAGCACCCACACCTATCCTCTCATCATGTTCATACGAATTGCGTAATaggatgaacttaaaacctctaaattattcaacaaatcGTTTTGCCAGGTCCTTTGTTCCGTACTCGACGCACCACTGGAACAACCTCGATTTGTCAACTCGCTCTTTAAACTTCGAATTCTAAATTGGAGAGCTGCTTGTTTCGTATTGTTGCAGCCATGTTGGGGCACGtcgctgtctggacagtgtctGTAAACAAATTACAAGGGATATTCAGGTTATCTGTACACTCATAGAACACAACGAACACCATAACATATGAAAAAGACGACGAAATATTCAGTTGTACAccatttttttcagtcaaaacgTCATTTCTGCTAGCATGCTCCAACTCTTAAATCAGGTTGTGTCTAAATCACGTTGCCAAAGTGACGCTACCTACCACTGTAGGACTGGATGAGGCATCGGTCGGCTGCCGCTGGTTCTCCTTATCCCCTTCTTCATCATGTCGCTTCTTCTTAGATGCCTGCAGCTTTTCCTGTCTTTTTCGCTTTCTCGCTTCCATCTCTTCCAACTTCTTCTGCGCCTCAATTTTCCTCTCTTCCTTCTTTCGacttttttccatttctttttgaCGTTTTTCTTCACGCTTCTGGGTGAGCTCAGCCTTTCGCTTCTCCTTGCgttcttccttctccttcttttcCGCTTCTTTCTTTCTAATTTCATCCATTACTTCATTGTGTGTTAGAACTCTACCAATGAGCCGTTTGCGCGTATTGCGCGTAGAGGATTGTGGTGTTGAGATGGGCAGGAGCAGGTCCTGTAATGCTGGTGGAACAATGCGTTTAATCAGAGGGCTGTGAATTGGATGGCAAATAGTGCAGGGTGCATGGCAGACCTGACAGGACGCAGTAGAGCAGGAAGGCGTCTGTAGTGACGTAGAAGGGGAAGGCGCCTGTAGTGATGTGGAAGTGGAAGGCGTCTGTAGTGATGTGGAAGTGGAAGGCGTCTGTAGTGAGTCTAGGGACGTAGCAGCGGAAGACGGCACTTGTACAATCTCTTCTCCAGACTCTTTCGTTGACATCCTTACCCAGCGATCGTCGATGGCATCATCATTCAGAGGAAAGATTCCCGTTTTCTTGAACGAATTTTTGATAAGGGATGGAGATATTGTGGTATCATATACATTACTGAAAATCTTCGCAAAGTTCCTTTTCGTCACTCGGAAATGCGGATTGGCCGCTTGCATTACCTCAAGGGTTTGGGCCCATTTCGTCTTTAATGGTGAAAAAATGGCAACATCTAGCGGCTGCAAGAAATGGGTTGTGTGGGGTGGCAACCCAAGGATAATGATGTTGTTGCTGACAGCCGCCTCCAAGACCTTGAGTGTGAAGTGGCTGTAGTGCTGGTCAACAATTAGTACGACAGGACGATCCTTGTGTGCATGGTGAACAAACGACTGAGTGAACCACTTTTCAAATAGCACGTCGTCAACAAATCCCGACTCGGAATAGGCATAGATGGCATTTGCAGGTCCCCCCTctgtgtaggagcccccgggaAAACTCTTGTTGAATATGATCATTGGAGGGACTGTTTGACCTGCAGCGGACACACAGATGAAGGCGGACACGTGGTCCCGACTCCCTCCTCGTCGTGAAGGCGACCTTTTCGCCCCGCGTGGCACTATCACTTTCGATACTTTGGCGGATAGGTCAACCCCCGTTTCATCGGCGTTGTAAAGGACATGGGGATTTCTATCTTTAGCATTTGCTTCGGTCAAGACATCCTCCAAGAGCATGAAGTAATCAATCACAACCTTCTGGGTTGCGAACATGGCCCGCTCTTTATCTAGCTGGTCGGGTGACCGTAGGCTTAGGTCAGGATGTCGACGCCTGAATCCCCGCCACCATTTCTTTCCTGGCCCCGTCTCCTTGAACTTCGAACTTGAACCCCTtgcttttgcttgttttatttcgATTTGATGTGCTAACGCTTTAATCACTCTTACTGTCAGAGGGAATCCCCTGTCAGCCAAATATTTGGCGTATTCGCAAAGGGCTGTCTCTTCCTCCTCAGTAAGGACAGACGGCCTGCCCATGACTTCTCCAGAACGGCCGTTTAACCTATCGTTTAACGTCGATATTGGTATTCCATACGTCTTCGACAGTCCGTAGACAGTGACTTTATCCTGGCCAATTTTAGCGGCTGACAGGGCAGCCTCCATGTCGGTATATGAGTAACTGCGTTGTTTCTTTTTGGCCCCGGATGCCATCTAGTAACAATGAGATTAGAAATATTGATTGTAAACGACACAGCAGTGATTTATTTTTAGCcgcccccccccaacacacacacctcaaatgtcaaacagaGAACACTCAATTTGTTTAATATCGTGTGTAATATGCAATGAAAAACGATGTCACCAACTCCAATCATATTGTTACCTACTTATTAAACCAAAATTAGCGCTTGATTGTTTTAACCTTGTGGTGTTCGAATTCAATCCAGGCATTCGATTGTATATAAATTGATGCATAGCGTGTTTTGGAATCTTCACGTTCAACAATCGTATCTTTAGTTGTCAAAGTTCAACTTATATACACTAAAACGTCAAATAGATACCCCAGTAACATTTACTTACCGCGACTTCATGCGGAAGAGCGCTAAACTGCAATCTGAAGCATGTGTGGTGAGGGAAGTGAGGGACGTGTTGGGTTGCGTTCGATGATCACATGACTTCGAATCACGTGACTGGTAAAGATGGCGGAGGAGTGCCAGTGTACGCACGTTACGTGACATTAAGCCTAGATTATACCAAGTTCAAAGACACAGGCAGGGCACAGGTGTGTTTTTTGACAAGTTTAATAAACGAGCTTCATACATGTGGTGGTATTCTTCCACATTCCGCATCTTAAACTAAATGATTTAACATTTTTGAAGGCCATGTTCTCGAGAAGTTCTCTCGTCAACCACCGAGAGTAGCGtcaaattcatacaaatatttcaatcgTTAGCTGTTTGAGCTATCAACCTCGACACACTTTTTgaccttgtattttttttacacagaggCATAGTCCATAACTACCTATCATCATCATGTGCATGCACCCGTGCACAACATAGTAATAATAAGATTTAAAAATATATCGGACTTAGGGTACTACCGGAATTCGGCACCCGCCCGTTACTAGTTTAGATAAACTGGAGTATATTATATTGGGAGACGTtgggtttgagatctgtttggacgtatcttttctgGGTGGCGGAAttgtgtaccctggtggaattatgttagtagatattACATATCAAAGATCAACGTTTTTGACTGAACTGTCCTTAAAcgtcttaaaggggcatattgtagaatctggtgggcaaaaactacaaatagtaagaatttgaaagatctacactaagattcacatttgtaacttatttgttacttatttccaacatatttccgtcattttgtaacaattccagcattaataaacgacgaaaaacgcaaaacgtttaaaatctggttcatttacatattaacttgcgtcccgcaagttaatatgtaaataagccagcgtagaacgctacgaaaaatcataatcgaccgttatggccggagttcgagcgtcacaggaaaatcaccacaaggaaacaaacttcagaacgtcgggcattcgatcgcgtgttcggtggttcgtcggaatgttggacaagatggcggccaattcaagcggcggcggggattgcgtatataattttttttcaagacgttcgcacgacactacaaagtcgcatccttacgtgatgaatattgttgtgcagtgtaataaggtggATTCAacaaatgatgtagaaaaataatcaaaaacaaagaattttgttttatgtttatgtcACAATAGGCCCCTTTAAATTAAGGGGTCAAATAACGTGTCCGGAGAGCACTTCTAAGAAACGGTACTGGTAGTAGGAATATTAATAAAAACGTTTACTTTTCTTTCAGATTTCACTTTTTGTGCTCCACATTTTCAATTCTGTCGTCAGCTACATATCATAAGCTACCAAATACTAAAAATTGTAACTTATTACTtcctctgcttagcactcagtacTTATGAGAAAATGTAACCACTAGACCTTATCGAAGTTTCGTACATATTTCCAATTCATCCTATAGCCCACTATATGGCACCCtgagataatgatgatgatatgtctATTATGTGAGGTAAATTGACTGACATTCTACAATTCCCTCTCTCACTTTATACCCGTAtaagatttatcaagctcaattAAAGtaattgatataaaaaaaattacctAGCTATACTCCATATTACGTTATTTGACCAAGACTACAAATTTTGGGTCAGCCGCCGCAGTTCTTCATATTAGAAGTTAAATTCTaaacttcatttcatttcatatatcATCTATTCCTAAACTAATTTTAATGACCGTATTTTTGTAACGACAAAACAACTACCATAACCAACGACCACTTTTTAACTGACGTAAAATCTAACTAACTCCTCGCGCATTTTCTCTTCGTCGCATTCCACAATTTGACCATTTTTGCCGGCTCTTTCACCCAGTGGCTCGCTATAAGTTTTTGATGCCGACAAGGATCAATATCCACAAAGTAATTGTAAA contains these protein-coding regions:
- the LOC136445523 gene encoding uncharacterized protein; this translates as MASGAKKKQRSYSYTDMEAALSAAKIGQDKVTVYGLSKTYGIPISTLNDRLNGRSGEVMGRPSVLTEEEETALCEYAKYLADRGFPLTVRVIKALAHQIEIKQAKARGSSSKFKETGPGKKWWRGFRRRHPDLSLRSPDQLDKERAMFATQKVVIDYFMLLEDVLTEANAKDRNPHVLYNADETGVDLSAKVSKVIVPRGAKRSPSRRGGSRDHVSAFICVSAAGQTVPPMIIFNKSFPGGSYTEGGPANAIYAYSESGFVDDVLFEKWFTQSFVHHAHKDRPVVLIVDQHYSHFTLKVLEAAVSNNIIILGLPPHTTHFLQPLDVAIFSPLKTKWAQTLEVMQAANPHFRVTKRNFAKIFSNVYDTTISPSLIKNSFKKTGIFPLNDDAIDDRWVRMSTKESGEEIVQVPSSAATSLDSLQTPSTSTSLQTPSTSTSLQAPSPSTSLQTPSCSTASCQVCHAPCTICHPIHSPLIKRIVPPALQDLLLPISTPQSSTRNTRKRLIGRVLTHNEVMDEIRKKEAEKKEKEERKEKRKAELTQKREEKRQKEMEKSRKKEERKIEAQKKLEEMEARKRKRQEKLQASKKKRHDEEGDKENQRQPTDASSSPTVTLSRQRRAPTWLQQYETSSSPI
- the LOC136445525 gene encoding tripartite motif-containing protein 2-like encodes the protein MADESEGFREEIREEFLTCSICMEVYTRPKMLPCIHTFCQRCLEGYTVGKSSLSCPTCRREIMLPMGGVQALTDNFYIASLCAKVSSPSHENQTTGQMTSLQTTNPCPNHPGNQVRSFCRTCQIATCDTCANDHPGHDVDDIGTVVTEKRGEIGQTLHNAKGRIHKLYGFLDELDQADMHAGRNFQEAEMLVNQTCQRLVEEVARQQEGVIADLRARAVARRTELTQRREQVQKTMSDLIVACRRAEEDLRTADLQAMSTRQRDLTEIVTSHGATDLNITGEEVEFKPCLDSISIGQFGVKDAGGTLELPQSQQTTIQANITVGGLKGRGAAQFDFPTDVAVTNFHIFVLDKGNNRVQVLDKRGSFVRAFYTGNERSKPQGVAVNPSGQVVVTDLGDGTVKIFSQEGQLLEYFGEGFAKPCGISIHPWSGVVAISDIQKERVTLHRPDGSLLLTLHSKGEGLQSFRKPAYVGTLNSGGVLISDNATQSLKLFSKEGNFVRAIGKTAERVDGSGQLRYPRGIIVDNADNIIVADADNGTVDVFDSSGKFLLHTANKADGLKRPTGLALLGDKRLVVTDTATHSVLILNMADKDILPRDAGRTLPDSPSKVCSVM